Genomic DNA from Haloplanus aerogenes:
GGGACGCGAGGCGAGAATGGAAGGGAACGACATCGGCGTCCAGTTGCCGTGGGCGAAGGCATTCTCGAAGACGGTCCCCCGATCCGCGAGCACCGAGAGCGTCGGCGTGTCGTAGTCGCCGCCGTACGGTTCGATGGCGTCGGTGCGCAACGAATCGACGGTGACGAGGACGGTGTTGGAGACGAGAGAGTCTGTCATGGGAAGTGATATCGACGGCGGATCGGCCACAGACGGGCCGTGCCCCGACGCCGTCGATGGGTCGGTCATTTCGGATATAAGGAGATGGGTGTACTCAAGCTTTTGGTCGACGGCTGGGAGTCCGGCACGTTCAAGACGGCGGAGCGTCGATACGCGCCGTAGGGCCCTTAGCTTAGTCTGGTTAAAGCCCCCGGCTCATAGTGGGCGCGATGGTTCCGTCGCGGGCATGGGATACCGGGTGATCGCTGGTTCGAATCCGGCAGGGCCCATCCCACTTTTTCCTCGGTCGCTCCGCTCCCTCGCAAAAACTTGGGGAAAAAGACCGCAGAGAGGATTCGAACCGCGAGGACTTCGCTTCGCTCGTCCTCTGGGCTCGAATCCGGCAGACCAATGAGAACCGCCGAGCGGCAGCGAGGCGTGTTCGAATATCGTACGCTGGAATACGAACCGACCTATAGTAGCGTTTGGAACTGTTTGCACACCTGATCGCACGCTATCCCGCGATCAGGTGTGCGATGACTTACAAAGGCTACTATAGTCAGGACAGCCGTGAAGACGCGACGGAGAGAGAAAATGAGTCCGGGCCGCTCACAGGAGTTGCTCTCGTCGCTGTTCGAACTCGTCGTCCGAGAGGTCGCCGCGAGCGTAGCGCTCCCGAAGGATGGTCAGCGGCTCGTCGTCATCGTCGTCGGTGTCGCGCGTGACGAGTAGGTAGCCGAGGTAGGCAGGGACGGCGATCAGGAGGACCATCCAGAGGACTCCCAGGAGCCCCATCGCGCCGCCGAAAAGTCCCCAGCCGCCGCTGCCCATCGCGCCGCCGCCCATCATCCCGCCGCCGTATCCGCTCCCGTAGCTGCCGTGGGCTGCCGCCGTACCGGTCGCTGCAACGAGCAGCGGAACGGCGAGCATCGTCGTTCGTCGCGCAGTGCGTCCAAGCGTGTCGAGTCTAGTGGTCATGGTCTTGTGTTTCGTGGGGTTGGTCGGAGTACGGTACACCGGACGCCGGTTCAGAGGTCAGCACCCGTAGCCGTGGCCGTACCCCCTGTGGTCGTCAACGTGGTCGTCAACGTGGTCGTCAACGTGGTCGTCAACGTGGTCGTCAACATGGTCGTCCATGTGGTCGTCAACGTGGTCGTCAACATGGTCGTCCATGTGGTCGTCAACGTGGTCGTCGTCGACGTGATGGCCGTCAGCCATGTGGTCGGTCATCCAGACTGCCCACTCGTCCGCCGTGCCGTTGGACGGGGGCGCGTCGTCAGCAGCCGGTCCGGAGCCGTGCGCGCTGACCACGGGAGCGGCGACGGCGAGTCCGAGGACTGCAATCGTCACGAGTAGCCAGCGGCCGATTGTGATCGTGGTCATTGTCTCTCACCTCAATTAGGCGTAGGCGGCCTCCGGAGTTATTCTCCTGGGTGTGGATTCGCGTAGGAGATCGTTCGAGAACGTTTATAGACGGTTCTAATCGTTCATCTCGCTCAGAATCGTTCGTGCGGGCCGATTTCGAGGGCGAGAGCAGAGGGGTCGTCTGTCCGGCACTACTGCGCCTGGCGTAGCTCGTCGCTCGGATAGACGCGATACGTTCGCCCCTGTCGCTCACGGTACAACAGTCCGCGTTTCTCCAGTTCGCTCACGGTTTGGCTTACCTTGCTCTTCGAGAAATCAGACCGATCCCGGAGTTCGATTTGCGTGATGCCGGGCGATTCGATAACGGGCTCCAGAATGCGGCGTTCGTCGTTCGGTAACAGATCCAGCACCTGCGTTCGGGACTGCGTCTCGGCATCGATACCACCGTTCACCTGGGCGTCGTCACTCGGTGGTTCCGACTCGTCCGGAATCATCGACGCTGGCTCGGTGGAGAAGTCGCGCCGGACGACGAGATAGACGCCGCCGACGGCCGCCGCGACCAGAACCGTCCCGAGCACGTACCAGAGCGGATTTGGTCCGTGAACCATCCCCACCGACGATCCCATCATCGACTCCATCATCTGATCGAGGGCACGCCGTCGCCGATAGGCTTGCCAGCTAAGCGTCCCACCGATGGACAGGATGGCGAGAAGCACGATGCCGACGACGATATCGGCACGTCGTCTCATCCACACCACCTCGTCTGGTCGCGCCATTCGGACATACGCGGTCGTACAGCGCCGTCCCCGGTAGTAGTTGTGATTAGTTTGGGCAAGATCGATGGCGTGTCTATCACGGGGCGCGTTCGTTCAGTGATGGTCGTGTTCGCCCTCCATCTCCCCCGCCGAGCCTTCCCGTGCGAATTTCGAGGGGTTGCTTTCGAACGCCCGCTTACAGGTCTTCGAACAGAAGTAGTAGGACTCTCCTTCGTGGACGGCGCTCGGCCCGCTATCGTCCGTCCGCATCCCACAGACGGGATCACGATACTGGCCGGGGGCACCGAGACCACGCCGATAGACGTAGAGGAGAAAGCCCGAGAGCGCGAACGCGACAATATTGAGGTAGAACGTGTAGTTGCGTTCGAAGAACGTCTGTTCGGTCGCCGTCTGCCCGCCAGCGAGGTTCGGAACGATGCCCAGCGCGTCGAACAGCTCCTCCATGAGAAAGCCCGTGAAGGCCATCGTCACGAAGAAGACGCCGAGGATGTACAGCATCACCTTCCAGCCGTAGTACTTCCGATAGACGTTCAGCACGGGAATCGTGATCAGGTCGGCGTACACGAAGGCAATGACGCCCGCGAAACTGATGCCACCACCCCAGAGGGCAACAGCGAACGGGACGTTGCCCATGCTCCCGACGAAGCTGATCACCGCGATGGCGACGCCCATGATCGCGTTCTCGGCGCTCACGAGGATCCCGTCACCCTGGAGGAAGAGCGCGTTCCAGACCCACCGCGGGACGAACACGATGACGAATCCCGAGATCAGAAAGCCTGCGACGACGTCCTTCCAGATCATGGACCACTCCTTTCGGTACTGGTTGCCGACCTTGTACCACCCGCCCCACGAGCGGAGTTCGTCACGCCATCCACCGCGACTGGCCATCTCCTGCTGGTAGGTTTCCAGACACCCTTTCGAACAGAACGTCAGCGTCTCACCCTCGTCGGTCGTGAGCGAGTACTCGTCTGTGCCCGCCATCCCGCAGGTGGGATCCTCGGTGATCCCGTGCTCCTGATCGCGTCGGTTCAGTTCTTGCCGAACCTCGTCGAAGAGGGTCTCGGGAAGGGTCAGCCGGACGAGTAGCGCCATCACAGCGATGAGGACGACGCCTCCGAGGAGTTCGGCGACCAGAAACTCCCAGCCGAGGAGGATGAGAATCATCAGCCCAAGTTCGACGATGAGGTTCGTCGAGGCGAACATGAACGCGAGGACGTTCACGGCGTGGGCGCCTTTCTTGAACAACCCCTTCCCGATGGCGACGGCGCCGAAGCTACAGCCGCTACTCGCGGCACCGAACAGTGTCGCCTTCGTGAGCCCACTCAGATCACCAGTGCCGAGTACCTGGGCCATCCGCTCTTTGGAGACGTAGACTTGTACGAGGCTCGTAACGACGAGCCCCATGATAATTGCCCACGCCGCCGTCCAGAGAAAGCCGACGCCGATGCGGAGCGACTGGAGGACGCCGTCGACCGGGACCACTTGCATGGACGAAGTATCGGCGGCCGCTATTTTGCCGTTTTCTCCTCGGATTCCGTTGTCGAGTAACATCCAAATCCTCGGCGAGAGCGGCACGGAGAAGCGTCACCCCGTGACGATGATCACGCGGAGACTTCGATTCCAAAGAATCGGGTGTCGAGACCCGCACTTTTCAAGACGAAACCTGGATAAGTTAGCGTATAGCAGAGGTCACCTCGTCGATCAGTTGCCTGTGTGGGGACTGCCACTGACTGGACTGGCGTTCGTCCGGTAGTTCTGGGACGGCATCACGATGCGATTCGGCTGGCGGACGCGCTCAGCGGACGCCGAGGACACCAACGCGTTCCATGTACGGGTGGCCGTATCCACAGTACGTGAGACAACTGAGCGTGTAGTCACCCCGTTGTGTCGCGGTGAGGCGAGCCGTCGTGGGCGATGTCGCGTCGGCTGGGAGCGGAATCGGGTGGAGCATCATCCCCCCCATGCCGCCACCCATATGCTGTCCGGACGGCATGACGGCGAGGCTGTGATCCGGATACTGCTCGTTCGCGTGCTCCAGCGCCTCGTGGAAGTCGTCACCGGGTGGCGATGGCATACGCTCCTCGTTTCGCTCTTCCAGCGCTTCGTGGTCCGGTACTGCTCCCCGAACCGCCGAGGGGAGTGTTTCTAACGCTGCCTCGGCGCTCGTGTTGAACGCGACGACGTCGACCACACTCCCCGGGTCGAACACCACACGCTCCCGTTCGGTTCCCGACTCGTCGAGAACGACGAACCCCCAGTGGTAGGCACCGACGTAGAGCGTGGCGTCGGCGTTCGACCGCCGTCCTCCCGGGAAGTTCGGAGCGGTACAACCGGCCAGCGACGTGAGGGCACCGCCCGCGGCCAGCAGAAACTCGCGACGACGGAGGGTGGTCATCGGTAGATCACTCGTCGGACTGGAGTTTCGAGCGTCGCTGCTCGAACTCCTCGTCCGAAAGGTCACCTCGGGCGTAGGCCAACCGGAGCTCTTCCATCGCCGTGTCGCTTCCCTCGTGTTCGCTGAGGAGACGCCGAACGAGGACGTATCCCCCACCGAGGAGGACGAGCAGGACGATCAACTGGACGACGACGCCGACCAGCCCGTACATGCTGCCACCGCCACCGTAGGGGCCACCCATCATGCCGCCGTACCCACCCATCCCGCCGTACATGCCCATCCCCATTCCGCCGAGGATCATCATGAGCAGGGGCCACAGGACGAGGACAGCGAGAACGACGAGTACGATGGTCGTCAGATCACGCTGGTCGAGGGTCGCCACCGTCAATCCCCCCTGCCGACGGCACCGTCTCGTGTTCGGACCGGATAGGACATACAACACTGAATTCGTTCAGAGAGAGTATAGTGTTTGTGCCGACATGTATCGTCTCGTGTGACGTCTAGCGACGGAGCGAAACGAGCAGCACCAGAAAGCCGAGACCGATTGCAGCCGACTCGACGATGTGTACGACCGCGAGGTCGAGGCCGATGAACTCGAACAGCACGCCTTCGATGAAGACGCCGAAGGTGACGATTCCGAAGCCAATCGCGGCGTCCCGCATGTAGTACGTTCCAGTCCGCCGGTACGCGTCGAGACTGTAGTAGGTGATCAGGCTGCCCAGTACCAGCACGAGGACACGGACGAGGAGCAACACCACCTCCGTCGTCGTTTCTGCCATCCGATTAGCCCTGCAGTTCCCGGGATTCGCGGCCATACAGGGCGTAGAGGATGGTGAACATCCCGACGGCGACGATGGCCGTCGCGATCGTGGCTGCGTTCTCCAGCGTGAGGCCGACGACATCGAACAGGACGCCCTCGATGACGGCACCGAAGCTGACGAAGCCGAACCCGACGGACAGATAGAGCATCGACCGACGGTGACTGCGACGATAGCCTCGATAGGCCTGATACGCGATCAGGAAGCCGAGGATCATCGTGACGAGCTTGGCGATGATGAGTCCGATGTGCATGGCTATTCGTTTCTCATGGTTTCCCAGAGTTGCGCGAAACGGTCGGCGGCGTCTTCGCGGAATTCGACGCGAACGTCGAAGCCCGTTTCGAGAAGCTGTATGTGGACGCGGTCGAGTTTGGCCTCGTATTCGCTGTAGTGGTGACCGTCCGGGTCGATGTGTGTCCGTTCGACGAGCAGATCGTGTTCCAGTAGCGTGTTGACGCGACGAGACACCGTCGCCCTCGACATGTCGCACTCCTCGCTAAGCTCTTTGCCCGAGAGCTGTTCGCGGCGAGTCGCCTCGAGGATCGCCCGAGCGTAGTCGTCCTCGAGGATAACGAAGATGTCTGGCGTGTCTCGCTCCTCATTCACGCGTCACGATTCGTCGAAAGAGTATATAAAGTAACGGCGATTTGCCGACCCAGCAAATCCGCGTATCGGTCTATACGCCACGACTGCGTACGTCTACCTGTGAGGTGACCGACGATGGCAATGGACCGACTGACGCGACGGCGAACGGTGCAAGCAACCATCGGGCTGGCAGTCGCCGGGTTCGCGGGCTGTACGGGTGCGCCGGCATCCGATGACGCGGCGACCGACGCCCCGACCGCCGAACACGGTGAGGCCGAATCGAGCCACGGGGACGACGGAGGCCACGAGACAGAGGAAGGCCACGACGAGACCACGAGTAGCGACGGTCACCACCACGGTGGGGACGAAGTCGGCTCCCCGACCGAGACGGCAGAAGTGAACATGATCACGAACGACGCCGGGCACCACTTCGACCCCCACGTCGTTCGAATCGCCGTCGGCGGAACGGTGACGTTCGTCAACGAGAGCGGAAGCCACACCGCGACCGCGTACCACCCGGGGAACGATCAGCCGCAACTCGTCCCCGACGGGTCGGACGCCTGGGGTAGCGGGCTGCTCACGAGTCAGGGCGCGACGTTCCAGCACACCTTCGACACCGAAGGCATCTACCACTACTACTGTGCGCCCCACGAGAGTCTCGGCATGATCGGGAGCGTCGTCGTCGGTGACCCGGACCCCCACGAGGCGATGGCGATGCGAGAACCACCGGCCGCCAAGTCCGAAGCAGTTCACGAGAAACTCCGTGAACTGAATACG
This window encodes:
- a CDS encoding ArsR/SmtB family transcription factor, which encodes MNEERDTPDIFVILEDDYARAILEATRREQLSGKELSEECDMSRATVSRRVNTLLEHDLLVERTHIDPDGHHYSEYEAKLDRVHIQLLETGFDVRVEFREDAADRFAQLWETMRNE
- a CDS encoding DUF7521 family protein; translated protein: MAETTTEVVLLLVRVLVLVLGSLITYYSLDAYRRTGTYYMRDAAIGFGIVTFGVFIEGVLFEFIGLDLAVVHIVESAAIGLGFLVLLVSLRR
- a CDS encoding SHOCT domain-containing protein: MLAVPLLVAATGTAAAHGSYGSGYGGGMMGGGAMGSGGWGLFGGAMGLLGVLWMVLLIAVPAYLGYLLVTRDTDDDDDEPLTILRERYARGDLSDDEFEQRREQLL
- a CDS encoding DUF7521 family protein gives rise to the protein MHIGLIIAKLVTMILGFLIAYQAYRGYRRSHRRSMLYLSVGFGFVSFGAVIEGVLFDVVGLTLENAATIATAIVAVGMFTILYALYGRESRELQG
- a CDS encoding cupredoxin domain-containing protein; the protein is MTTLRRREFLLAAGGALTSLAGCTAPNFPGGRRSNADATLYVGAYHWGFVVLDESGTERERVVFDPGSVVDVVAFNTSAEAALETLPSAVRGAVPDHEALEERNEERMPSPPGDDFHEALEHANEQYPDHSLAVMPSGQHMGGGMGGMMLHPIPLPADATSPTTARLTATQRGDYTLSCLTYCGYGHPYMERVGVLGVR
- a CDS encoding SHOCT domain-containing protein, whose product is MATLDQRDLTTIVLVVLAVLVLWPLLMMILGGMGMGMYGGMGGYGGMMGGPYGGGGSMYGLVGVVVQLIVLLVLLGGGYVLVRRLLSEHEGSDTAMEELRLAYARGDLSDEEFEQRRSKLQSDE
- a CDS encoding permease, whose product is MQVVPVDGVLQSLRIGVGFLWTAAWAIIMGLVVTSLVQVYVSKERMAQVLGTGDLSGLTKATLFGAASSGCSFGAVAIGKGLFKKGAHAVNVLAFMFASTNLIVELGLMILILLGWEFLVAELLGGVVLIAVMALLVRLTLPETLFDEVRQELNRRDQEHGITEDPTCGMAGTDEYSLTTDEGETLTFCSKGCLETYQQEMASRGGWRDELRSWGGWYKVGNQYRKEWSMIWKDVVAGFLISGFVIVFVPRWVWNALFLQGDGILVSAENAIMGVAIAVISFVGSMGNVPFAVALWGGGISFAGVIAFVYADLITIPVLNVYRKYYGWKVMLYILGVFFVTMAFTGFLMEELFDALGIVPNLAGGQTATEQTFFERNYTFYLNIVAFALSGFLLYVYRRGLGAPGQYRDPVCGMRTDDSGPSAVHEGESYYFCSKTCKRAFESNPSKFAREGSAGEMEGEHDHH
- a CDS encoding cupredoxin domain-containing protein codes for the protein MDRLTRRRTVQATIGLAVAGFAGCTGAPASDDAATDAPTAEHGEAESSHGDDGGHETEEGHDETTSSDGHHHGGDEVGSPTETAEVNMITNDAGHHFDPHVVRIAVGGTVTFVNESGSHTATAYHPGNDQPQLVPDGSDAWGSGLLTSQGATFQHTFDTEGIYHYYCAPHESLGMIGSVVVGDPDPHEAMAMREPPAAKSEAVHEKLRELNTTIETALGDDHD
- a CDS encoding helix-turn-helix transcriptional regulator, which produces MRRRADIVVGIVLLAILSIGGTLSWQAYRRRRALDQMMESMMGSSVGMVHGPNPLWYVLGTVLVAAAVGGVYLVVRRDFSTEPASMIPDESEPPSDDAQVNGGIDAETQSRTQVLDLLPNDERRILEPVIESPGITQIELRDRSDFSKSKVSQTVSELEKRGLLYRERQGRTYRVYPSDELRQAQ